A stretch of the Streptomyces sp. NBC_01237 genome encodes the following:
- a CDS encoding conjugal transfer protein, translated as MPSLGTIARKIAGLPEPAKEEAAPPQTGAAEWEAAGAQLAARQRNSGPPAGGRAAPWTPETEPPGTVAARRVGRGLVWTVLGLAVVTGVRSWVVPPQAKAPPQAPAATAPAYPDAAAQAVAARAARAYLTWDEDAPEERAALLAAVLPASTDTAMGWDGHGHQDVTAVEPGAVTPGPDRRARVRVDVLVTATGPGAAARWVGLDVPVAETGGRVVVTGPPGLVGIPAAGPKIPAPPVPETDHDLSRRTEGAVRRFLAAYAHGDVDAVTAPGAKVPPLPAGIALAALDSWAVDAGNGDDRTGTALVTWTVGGASLQQTYRVVLARVSSGNAARWQVADLKGGQM; from the coding sequence GTGCCGTCACTAGGGACGATCGCCCGGAAAATCGCTGGACTGCCGGAACCGGCGAAAGAGGAAGCGGCGCCCCCGCAGACGGGCGCCGCCGAGTGGGAAGCGGCGGGCGCACAGCTGGCCGCGCGTCAGCGCAATTCCGGCCCTCCGGCCGGCGGCCGGGCCGCTCCCTGGACGCCTGAGACCGAACCGCCCGGGACCGTGGCCGCCCGCCGTGTGGGCCGCGGTCTGGTCTGGACGGTGCTCGGCCTCGCCGTGGTCACCGGAGTCCGGTCGTGGGTCGTGCCGCCGCAGGCCAAGGCCCCGCCGCAGGCCCCCGCCGCCACGGCTCCGGCCTACCCGGACGCCGCCGCGCAGGCCGTGGCCGCGCGGGCAGCGCGGGCGTACCTCACGTGGGACGAGGACGCCCCGGAGGAGCGCGCCGCGCTCCTGGCCGCCGTCCTGCCCGCGAGCACCGACACGGCGATGGGATGGGACGGGCACGGGCACCAGGACGTCACGGCGGTGGAGCCCGGGGCGGTGACCCCGGGCCCCGACCGCCGGGCCCGGGTGCGCGTGGACGTCCTGGTCACCGCGACCGGTCCGGGGGCGGCGGCCCGGTGGGTGGGGCTGGACGTCCCCGTGGCGGAGACGGGCGGCCGGGTCGTCGTCACCGGACCGCCCGGACTCGTCGGTATCCCCGCCGCCGGGCCCAAGATCCCCGCACCGCCCGTACCGGAGACCGACCACGACCTCTCGCGGCGCACCGAGGGCGCGGTCCGCAGGTTCCTGGCCGCGTACGCGCACGGCGACGTCGACGCAGTCACGGCTCCCGGCGCGAAGGTGCCGCCGCTGCCCGCCGGAATCGCGCTCGCCGCCCTCGATTCCTGGGCGGTCGACGCCGGAAATGGGGACGACCGCACCGGCACCGCCCTTGTCACCTGGACTGTCGGCGGCGCCTCGCTCCAGCAGACGTACCGCGTCGTGCTGGCCCGTGTGTCCAGTGGCAATGCCGCCCGGTGGCAGGTGGCCGACCTGAAAGGCGGACAGATGTGA
- a CDS encoding TcpD family membrane protein, whose protein sequence is MNLALTTGSEFKQWAFVLGGNAFAVVLMGRAGMFFFKEEWGKLITCFTASVFVGATVYSPETVQAVIGAVWSKVSEA, encoded by the coding sequence ATGAATCTGGCATTGACGACGGGTTCTGAATTCAAGCAGTGGGCTTTCGTTCTCGGCGGGAACGCCTTTGCCGTCGTCCTGATGGGACGGGCGGGAATGTTCTTCTTCAAAGAGGAATGGGGGAAGTTGATCACGTGCTTCACCGCGTCCGTTTTCGTGGGCGCGACAGTCTATTCACCCGAAACCGTTCAGGCGGTCATCGGTGCCGTCTGGTCCAAGGTGAGTGAAGCGTGA